In Candidatus Binatia bacterium, the genomic window GTCGATACGCTTCGCTCCTAAGAAACAAGCGCGGGCAGCTGGCCTGTGCCCCTCGATACACCGGCCCGGAAGAGGGGCCGGCACTCGGGGCGAACGGAGGAGGGGACCATATGGAACCGGGGAAAGGCAGGATCCGTTCACGCGGACATGTTTAACTCGGTGCTGCCAAGCAGACCGAGTTTCAGGTATGGAATCTACCCGTGCAGGCTAGAGGATCATGGAGACGCAGACTCTGACGTCGAACGAAGCCGCACCGCTGCCGGCGCCCTCGAGGACACTGCGCCCCTATCAGCGCCAGTGCCTGGAACGCTTGCGGCAGCGGTACCGAGAAGGAAAACGCCGGCTGCTCGTCTCCTTGCCCACCGGTACCGGCAAGACCATCATCTTCGCCCAATTCCCGAACTACTTCCGGATGAAGAAGCGGCTGCTCGTGCTGGCCCACCGCGAAGAGCTGCTGGAGCAAGCCCGGGAGAAATTCCAGGACGCGGATCCGCACCTGCCGGTGGCGATCGAACAAGCGGGAAAACGCGCCTCGGCGGATTGTAAGGTGGTGATCGCCTCCGTGCCGACCATCGGCCGCACCGGGAGCAAACGCCTCGCCGCACTCGACCCGGAGGACTTCTACCTCATCGTCGTCGACGAGGCGCACCACGCCGTGGCGCAGAGCTACCGCACCATCTTCGAACATTTCAAATTGTTCGCCCCGGATACCCCCAGGATGCTCGTGGGCTTCACCGCCACACCACGGCGCGGAGACCAGCAGGGTCTCGGCGAGGTCTTCGAAGAGATCGCCTACAAGCGGAGCCTGGAGGAGATGATCCGGGGGCGCTTTCTCTGCCCGGTCTCCGGCTGGCGCGTCACCTCCGATGTGGATCTCGATGGCGTCCAGGTGAGAGGCGGTGACTTCGTCGAGTCGCAGCTGGCTCGGGTGGTGGACGTGGCCGAGCGCAACGCGATCCTCCTCCGCGCCTATCAGGACCTTGCGCGGCATCGCCGCTGTATCGTGTTCTGCGTCAACGTGGCGCATGCCCAGGAAGTGGCCGCCCTGTTTCGGAATGCCGGAATACGGGCCGCTGCCGTGTGGGGCGCCATGCCGAAAAGTGAGCGGCGAACCACGTTGGCCCAGCTTTCGAGTGGTGCGCTCGAAGTGGTGACCAACTGCAATGTGCTCACCGAAGGCTTCGACGAGCCGCGGATCGACTGCATCCTGATGGGCCGGCCCACCCACTCCCGCCTGTTATACGCGCAAATGGTCGGGCGCGGCACCCGACTGCACCCGCAGAAGTCCGACCTTCTCGTCATTGATGTGGCCGACAACAGCCGCAAGCACTCCCTCGCCGGACTGCATGCGCTCTTCGACCTGAATCCGGCGCTGGATCTTCAGGG contains:
- a CDS encoding DEAD/DEAH box helicase — translated: METQTLTSNEAAPLPAPSRTLRPYQRQCLERLRQRYREGKRRLLVSLPTGTGKTIIFAQFPNYFRMKKRLLVLAHREELLEQAREKFQDADPHLPVAIEQAGKRASADCKVVIASVPTIGRTGSKRLAALDPEDFYLIVVDEAHHAVAQSYRTIFEHFKLFAPDTPRMLVGFTATPRRGDQQGLGEVFEEIAYKRSLEEMIRGRFLCPVSGWRVTSDVDLDGVQVRGGDFVESQLARVVDVAERNAILLRAYQDLARHRRCIVFCVNVAHAQEVAALFRNAGIRAAAVWGAMPKSERRTTLAQLSSGALEVVTNCNVLTEGFDEPRIDCILMGRPTHSRLLYAQMVGRGTRLHPQKSDLLVIDVADNSRKHSLAGLHALFDLNPALDLQGGNALAIADRLRAIAERYPWVDTGKIKTPRDLEFAAERIDLFRFEPPDEVQPYTRLSWCATPGGGYRLGLPDREDIVIQQNLLDAWEVQFHSPARREAAVSLGAAAELPEAIRKAEAFVQKERGAALRLLDLSARWRHQPLSDAQRGLLQRKGIPIPTGLTRGQASWMIGLLSAHGRA